The following are from one region of the Stigmatella ashevillena genome:
- the pabB gene encoding aminodeoxychorismate synthase component I: protein MPDIHIVRDGTKRPCSPHHIVQPVKLALPFWRYFELFRKQPYACLLDSARAPHKLCRYSFMGSNPAAVYKAKRQQGVPPEGKARIEIIHRRDVDGSPLASPRVEQHLGNAFDGLRALTEEYRVERAPNDAPVPFLVGAMGYFGYEAGYFIEKLPDLGKDQPELPDIYMLFMDVVLAHDHERGESYLSIVGRGTDAKSAQARAEALRDETLARLQQMEQDPPAEWTAPQAPVGAKPGPVEINAHFDEAGYIHMVREAKEHITAGDIFEVCTTHRLDSPLRADPWDLYRELRRINPAPFACYLHLPEAYVVSSSPERFLSLDRQRVAESRPIKGTRPRGKSAEEDDAMLADLSTNLKDRAENLMIVDLVRSDFGRVCKFNTVHVPELLTIERYATVFHLVSAIRGQLEDDKDPLDLLQACFPGGSMTGAPKIEAMKIIDRLEPVKRGIYSGSIGYLDFSGVMDLNIVIRTFVVVDGRCYYNVGGAVVADSDPRGEYLETMDKARALIAALNNLSGGAS, encoded by the coding sequence ATGCCTGACATTCATATTGTCCGCGACGGAACGAAGAGGCCCTGCTCGCCCCACCACATCGTCCAGCCGGTGAAGCTCGCGCTTCCCTTCTGGAGATACTTCGAGCTCTTCCGCAAGCAACCCTACGCGTGTCTGCTCGACAGCGCGCGCGCGCCGCACAAGCTGTGCCGCTACTCGTTCATGGGCAGCAACCCGGCCGCCGTCTACAAGGCCAAGCGCCAACAGGGCGTGCCGCCCGAGGGCAAGGCCCGCATCGAGATCATCCACCGGCGGGACGTGGATGGCAGCCCCCTGGCGTCCCCCCGCGTCGAGCAGCATCTCGGCAATGCCTTCGACGGGCTGCGTGCCCTCACCGAGGAGTACCGGGTCGAGCGCGCCCCGAATGACGCGCCCGTGCCCTTCCTCGTCGGCGCGATGGGTTACTTCGGGTACGAGGCGGGCTACTTCATCGAGAAGCTGCCAGACCTCGGCAAGGACCAGCCCGAGCTGCCGGACATCTACATGCTCTTCATGGACGTGGTGCTCGCCCACGACCACGAGCGCGGCGAGTCCTACCTGTCCATCGTGGGCCGGGGAACCGACGCGAAGAGCGCCCAAGCCCGCGCCGAGGCCCTGCGGGATGAGACGCTCGCCCGCCTCCAGCAGATGGAGCAGGATCCTCCCGCGGAGTGGACCGCCCCCCAGGCGCCTGTCGGCGCGAAGCCGGGGCCGGTGGAGATCAACGCCCACTTCGACGAGGCCGGCTACATCCACATGGTGCGCGAGGCCAAGGAACACATCACCGCGGGCGACATCTTCGAGGTCTGCACCACCCACCGCCTCGACTCGCCCCTGCGTGCGGACCCCTGGGACTTGTACCGCGAGCTGCGGCGCATCAACCCGGCCCCCTTCGCCTGCTACCTCCACCTGCCGGAGGCCTACGTCGTCTCCTCCTCGCCCGAGCGCTTCCTGAGCCTCGACCGGCAGCGCGTCGCGGAGAGCCGCCCCATCAAGGGCACCCGTCCCCGCGGCAAGTCCGCCGAGGAGGATGACGCGATGCTCGCGGACCTGAGCACCAACCTCAAGGACCGGGCCGAGAACCTGATGATCGTCGACCTGGTGCGCAGCGACTTCGGCCGGGTCTGCAAGTTCAACACGGTGCACGTGCCCGAGCTGCTCACCATCGAGCGCTACGCCACCGTCTTCCACCTCGTCTCGGCGATCCGCGGCCAGCTCGAGGACGACAAGGATCCGCTGGATCTCCTCCAGGCCTGCTTCCCCGGGGGCTCGATGACCGGCGCCCCGAAGATCGAGGCGATGAAGATCATCGACCGGCTGGAGCCCGTCAAACGGGGCATCTACTCTGGCAGCATCGGCTACCTGGACTTCTCAGGTGTGATGGACCTCAACATCGTCATCCGCACCTTCGTCGTCGTGGACGGCCGCTGCTACTACAACGTGGGTGGCGCCGTCGTCGCGGACTCGGATCCCCGGGGGGAATACCTGGAGACGATGGACAAGGCCCGCGCCCTGATCGCCGCATTGAACAACCTCAGCGGGGGCGCCTCCTGA
- a CDS encoding aminotransferase class IV, whose amino-acid sequence MTVKPHVVFFNGRFVSDTECMVSVSERGYLFGDAAFETLRGYGGHVFRLERHLERLAHSAQVLALRLPGSQETLAAQVREAVARSPYTDCAIRVTLSRGEGGAGISTLGFDTPVFSITVKPLRAYPEEAYARGIRTRVVSLRKVPPECLDPTIKSGGAYLPSIIARQELDREGMVEGVQLAVAGHVVSGLVSNVFAISGRRLLTPDLSSGCLPGITREALLQLAPSVGLEPTETRLPLEALWRADELFFANSLMECLPVQQLDQHPFQSAPGPLTRELRAALHRLIHQEKQASTGALAKE is encoded by the coding sequence ATGACGGTGAAACCCCACGTCGTCTTCTTCAACGGCCGCTTCGTGAGCGACACGGAGTGCATGGTTTCCGTGAGCGAGCGAGGGTACCTCTTCGGCGATGCCGCCTTCGAGACGTTGAGGGGTTACGGGGGGCATGTCTTCCGGCTGGAGCGGCACCTGGAACGGCTGGCCCATTCGGCCCAGGTGCTGGCGCTGCGGCTGCCCGGCTCCCAGGAGACGCTGGCCGCGCAAGTGCGCGAGGCGGTGGCGCGCAGCCCGTACACGGACTGCGCCATCCGAGTCACGTTGAGCCGGGGCGAGGGCGGGGCGGGCATCAGCACCCTGGGGTTCGACACCCCCGTCTTCTCCATCACCGTCAAACCCCTGCGGGCCTACCCCGAGGAAGCCTATGCGCGGGGCATCCGCACCCGCGTCGTGAGCCTCCGGAAGGTGCCGCCCGAGTGCCTGGATCCGACCATTAAGAGCGGCGGTGCCTACCTTCCCAGCATCATCGCGCGCCAGGAGCTCGACCGGGAAGGCATGGTGGAGGGCGTGCAACTGGCGGTGGCCGGCCACGTCGTCTCGGGGTTGGTGTCCAATGTCTTCGCCATCTCGGGCCGTCGCCTGCTCACACCGGATCTCTCCAGCGGCTGTCTGCCCGGCATCACCCGCGAAGCCCTGCTGCAACTGGCCCCGTCCGTGGGGCTGGAGCCCACCGAGACACGGCTCCCCCTGGAAGCCCTGTGGCGAGCCGATGAGCTGTTCTTCGCCAACTCGCTCATGGAATGCCTGCCCGTTCAACAACTGGACCAGCACCCCTTCCAGTCGGCGCCCGGGCCTCTCACGCGCGAGCTGCGCGCCGCCCTCCATCGACTCATCCATCAGGAGAAGCAAGCCTCGACGGGTGCGCTCGCCAAGGAATGA
- a CDS encoding OmpP1/FadL family transporter — MMKKTLSILTLLAAGTVHAAGFSFDTHSARATSLGFATVASMQDSSAIAYNAANILGVEKLDITAGDLITFPRINFTAEGTDRTQAFDTLLAPPPHAFAVYRLNEKMAIGLGLFVPFAAGSKWPDDFDYRTRGYKAQLATYHLNPTFAYQAHPRLRVGVGVSVIRGTVSIERKLNFVSSEGTVELGAGTWGLAYNAGIQLTILDKLLHFGGQFRSPSTLTFKGDVDFKDIPPAFQTQLKDQSAQSTVQFPGSASAGLLFTPSERLSFAFDAKLMLWSTFEEFTIEFEDPSITSPLPKFWENTWNFHLGAEFKVTENFQVRLGTAYDRAPSPESTLSPDLPDADRYRLAAGLGYSINPVRVDLGYQYVFLGKTKSTLPGITGNYDGNGHIFGLTLGYSLK; from the coding sequence ATGATGAAGAAGACACTCTCCATCCTCACCCTGCTCGCTGCCGGCACCGTCCATGCCGCGGGCTTCTCCTTCGACACCCACAGCGCCCGCGCCACGAGCCTGGGCTTCGCGACCGTCGCGAGCATGCAGGACTCGTCCGCGATCGCCTACAACGCCGCCAACATCCTCGGCGTGGAGAAGCTCGACATCACCGCGGGCGACCTCATCACCTTTCCGCGCATCAACTTCACCGCGGAAGGCACCGACAGGACGCAGGCCTTCGACACGCTGCTGGCCCCCCCGCCCCACGCGTTCGCCGTCTACCGGCTCAACGAGAAGATGGCGATCGGCCTCGGCCTCTTCGTCCCGTTCGCCGCAGGCTCCAAGTGGCCGGACGACTTCGACTACCGCACCCGCGGCTACAAGGCGCAGCTGGCCACCTACCACTTGAACCCGACGTTCGCCTACCAGGCCCACCCCCGGCTCCGGGTGGGGGTGGGGGTGAGCGTCATCCGCGGCACGGTGAGCATCGAGCGCAAGCTCAACTTCGTGAGCAGTGAAGGCACCGTCGAGCTGGGCGCTGGCACCTGGGGCCTCGCCTACAACGCGGGCATCCAGCTCACCATCCTGGACAAGCTGCTGCACTTCGGTGGGCAGTTCCGCAGCCCCTCGACGCTCACCTTCAAGGGCGATGTGGACTTCAAGGACATTCCCCCCGCCTTCCAGACGCAGCTCAAGGACCAGTCGGCCCAGTCGACGGTGCAGTTCCCTGGCTCCGCCAGCGCGGGGCTGCTCTTCACGCCGAGCGAGCGGCTGTCGTTCGCCTTCGACGCGAAGCTGATGCTCTGGTCCACCTTCGAGGAGTTCACCATCGAGTTCGAGGACCCCTCGATCACCAGCCCGCTGCCCAAGTTCTGGGAGAACACGTGGAACTTCCACCTCGGCGCCGAGTTCAAGGTGACCGAGAACTTCCAGGTCCGCCTGGGCACCGCCTACGACCGGGCCCCCAGCCCCGAGAGCACGCTGTCGCCCGACTTGCCCGACGCCGACCGCTACCGTCTGGCCGCCGGCCTGGGCTATTCCATCAACCCTGTCCGGGTGGACTTGGGCTACCAGTACGTCTTCCTGGGCAAGACCAAGAGCACGTTGCCCGGCATCACCGGCAACTACGACGGCAATGGCCACATCTTCGGCCTCACGCTGGGCTACAGCCTGAAGTAG
- a CDS encoding patatin-like phospholipase family protein, with amino-acid sequence MSVKLNTPPAPGSPRRSQDSQAPQSAQKAESAGPLARLGQGLQRLAQQAEAHVEAHVDAFEARLPSLPRPAAANSAKPWEGITLSGKPLQIPLDKLLSVDLGQVRKILERVVPQKIRNDEAQQLVGQTKDFRDTLAQVRSLSTELELVPPSHPRHAEVKAALAKAEGALKSQYGYTRATAPKPGTLWVDPQFMAQELPGGKLSASRLPTGTPVTKPPEPLDFLFGRGPGAAAKSQAYQQAVAARRTELGMPVQDGKPIGVHMSLEGGGGKGKRYAAMLAEMQELGVVPVSLSGTSAGSIAAAFAATGASAKQIEDVARDPRLQKFYDFDLDMKDGGLLNGNAAYEMFDQKLRELTGIQDRPVTFADLKVPLQLVAAKTYDSAASNGFPTTKDRTFVFSQETTPDTPVALAMRASMAIPGVFEPVQMVDPTTGRSMHLVDGGTVDNLPMGYGKHSLPQIGAALVSPDSNHPTHGLARPKPLPTGQLDATNVLWNAVNGYTFLKDNATNAADFRDRTAPGPNQFMLSLPTWNLDNPQQSNSTLGFGYDAKVDPILDQQTRQVTRDFLKGFLDDMRVPGSRGTNVTTDIPKNLHFNQQVAIHGQRYDVAYTGGDTLRAVNTTTGKQMDLKLGQQKIESMYLDHLAYGDLNAQLAYALSNPRSIKPSWLPF; translated from the coding sequence ATGTCCGTCAAACTGAACACGCCGCCTGCCCCTGGGTCGCCCCGGCGCTCCCAGGACTCCCAGGCGCCGCAATCCGCGCAGAAGGCCGAGTCCGCTGGCCCTCTGGCCCGGCTGGGACAAGGCCTCCAGCGCCTGGCCCAGCAAGCCGAGGCCCACGTCGAAGCCCATGTGGACGCTTTCGAGGCGCGCCTGCCCTCGCTGCCGCGTCCGGCGGCCGCCAACAGCGCCAAACCCTGGGAAGGCATCACCCTCAGCGGCAAGCCGCTCCAGATTCCGCTCGACAAGCTGCTGTCGGTGGACCTGGGACAGGTGCGGAAGATCCTCGAGCGCGTCGTGCCGCAGAAGATCCGCAACGACGAGGCGCAGCAGCTCGTGGGCCAGACGAAGGACTTCCGGGACACGCTCGCCCAGGTGCGCTCCCTGTCCACGGAGCTGGAGCTGGTGCCTCCCAGCCACCCCCGCCACGCCGAGGTGAAGGCCGCGCTGGCCAAGGCCGAGGGCGCGCTCAAGTCCCAGTACGGGTACACCCGCGCCACCGCCCCCAAGCCGGGCACCCTGTGGGTGGATCCGCAGTTCATGGCCCAGGAACTGCCGGGCGGAAAGCTCTCCGCCTCCCGGCTGCCCACGGGCACGCCGGTGACGAAGCCCCCCGAGCCGCTGGACTTCCTCTTCGGGCGCGGCCCCGGCGCTGCCGCCAAGTCCCAGGCGTACCAGCAGGCGGTGGCCGCGCGCCGCACCGAGCTGGGCATGCCCGTGCAGGACGGAAAGCCCATCGGCGTGCACATGAGCCTGGAGGGCGGTGGCGGCAAGGGCAAGCGCTACGCGGCGATGCTCGCGGAGATGCAGGAGCTGGGCGTGGTGCCCGTGAGCCTGAGCGGCACGTCCGCCGGCTCCATCGCCGCGGCGTTCGCGGCCACGGGGGCCTCCGCGAAGCAGATTGAGGACGTGGCGAGGGATCCGCGGCTCCAGAAGTTCTACGACTTCGATCTGGACATGAAGGATGGCGGCCTGCTCAACGGCAACGCCGCCTACGAGATGTTCGACCAGAAGCTGCGGGAGCTGACCGGCATCCAGGACAGGCCCGTCACCTTCGCGGACCTGAAGGTGCCGCTGCAACTCGTCGCCGCCAAGACGTACGACAGCGCGGCATCCAACGGCTTTCCCACCACCAAGGACCGCACCTTCGTCTTCAGCCAGGAGACGACGCCCGACACCCCGGTGGCACTGGCGATGCGCGCCTCCATGGCCATCCCCGGCGTCTTCGAGCCCGTGCAGATGGTGGACCCCACGACGGGCCGCAGCATGCACCTGGTGGACGGGGGCACCGTGGACAACCTGCCCATGGGCTACGGAAAGCACTCCCTGCCACAAATCGGCGCGGCGCTGGTGAGCCCGGACTCGAACCACCCCACCCACGGCCTCGCCCGGCCGAAGCCGCTGCCCACCGGCCAGTTGGATGCCACCAACGTCCTGTGGAACGCGGTCAACGGCTACACGTTCCTCAAGGACAACGCGACCAACGCGGCGGACTTCCGGGACCGCACGGCCCCCGGGCCCAACCAGTTCATGCTGAGCCTGCCCACGTGGAACCTGGACAATCCCCAGCAAAGCAACAGCACGCTGGGCTTCGGCTACGACGCGAAGGTGGATCCCATCCTGGATCAACAGACGCGCCAGGTGACGCGCGACTTCCTGAAGGGCTTCCTCGATGACATGCGTGTGCCGGGCTCCCGGGGCACCAACGTCACCACGGACATCCCCAAGAACCTGCACTTCAACCAGCAGGTGGCCATCCACGGCCAGCGCTACGACGTGGCCTATACCGGCGGGGACACCCTGCGGGCCGTCAACACCACCACCGGCAAGCAGATGGACCTGAAGCTGGGCCAGCAGAAGATCGAATCCATGTACCTGGATCACTTGGCCTACGGGGACTTGAACGCGCAGTTGGCCTACGCGTTGAGCAACCCCCGCAGCATCAAGCCGTCCTGGTTGCCGTTCTAA
- a CDS encoding CBS domain-containing protein, with protein MATCRTRNSVLISGAVTLFPSDTVLASLQVMQKYGLAVLPVVDEERGELLAEVTEAELCRVAARLPLLRVAEILTAKALAAEEGMTGLGGGAGPRRSSEGSQVWLH; from the coding sequence TTGGCGACGTGCCGCACTCGTAACTCGGTCCTCATCTCTGGCGCTGTCACCCTTTTTCCGAGCGACACGGTGCTCGCCTCGCTCCAGGTGATGCAGAAATACGGACTGGCCGTGTTGCCGGTGGTGGACGAGGAGCGAGGGGAGTTGCTCGCCGAGGTGACCGAGGCGGAGCTCTGTCGCGTTGCGGCGAGGCTGCCACTGTTGCGTGTGGCTGAAATTTTGACGGCCAAAGCCCTGGCGGCGGAGGAAGGAATGACTGGCCTGGGGGGGGGCGCGGGGCCGCGGAGGTCCTCCGAGGGGAGCCAGGTCTGGCTGCACTGA
- a CDS encoding nucleotidyltransferase family protein has product MKAVAIILAAGEARRMAHPKALIEHEGGKSFLQSLASTFSKAGCAVLGVIGKDAEAVREQHPSLALVHSEHWQEGLLASIKAGVSAALEEGAEVVLVHPVDMPAVRASTLKSLLKVRGEAEEGLRPEFEGAPGYPLVFSRAAAERLVASSASQLEGALAEVKMRRVLVKDPGVVVNINTPETYERLFGTPPKLAPPPKRRVVKKPTALGMSLPASSDVEMSASPDE; this is encoded by the coding sequence ATGAAGGCAGTGGCGATCATCCTTGCGGCAGGGGAGGCCCGGCGGATGGCCCACCCCAAGGCACTCATTGAGCACGAGGGGGGCAAGAGTTTCCTTCAATCACTCGCGTCGACCTTCAGTAAGGCGGGGTGCGCGGTACTGGGGGTTATTGGGAAGGATGCGGAGGCGGTGAGGGAGCAGCACCCCTCGTTGGCCCTGGTGCACAGCGAGCACTGGCAGGAGGGGCTCTTGGCATCCATCAAGGCGGGCGTGTCGGCCGCGCTGGAGGAAGGGGCGGAGGTGGTGCTGGTGCATCCGGTGGACATGCCCGCGGTCCGGGCCTCCACGCTCAAGTCCCTGCTCAAGGTCCGGGGCGAGGCGGAGGAGGGGCTGCGGCCCGAGTTCGAGGGGGCGCCCGGTTATCCGCTGGTGTTCTCACGCGCGGCGGCCGAGCGGCTCGTGGCGAGCTCTGCCTCCCAGTTGGAAGGCGCGCTCGCGGAGGTGAAGATGCGGCGGGTGCTGGTGAAGGATCCGGGCGTGGTGGTCAACATCAACACCCCGGAAACCTATGAGCGGCTCTTCGGCACGCCTCCGAAGCTGGCGCCGCCGCCCAAGCGCCGTGTTGTGAAGAAGCCCACGGCCTTGGGAATGTCCTTGCCGGCGTCCTCGGATGTGGAGATGTCCGCCTCACCGGACGAGTGA
- a CDS encoding MFS transporter, producing the protein MDSALPAPIGSAFAHRDFRLYQAARLFMTLGAQMQSVAVGLHVYGITHRPLDLGYVGLAQFLPMFLLSPLTGDVADRYDRRKVLLCCYATMVVAMLGLFGLAWGGVRETWPLYGVLVLVGTARAFAGPAGQSLVPHMVSPQQLSSAVAWSSTFFQAGTIVGPSVGGMLYDVLHAQGVYAVCAGLMAAAALLLASMRVRTGRMDTSVNSWQRLLAGLRYVWKQKVVLGAISLDLFAVLLGGAVALLPIYAQDILHTGPWGLGLLRSAPAVGAILVAAWMAFFPLQRNAGAKMLLCVALFGGATVLFGLSRHLVLSLVALVVLGAADMVSVVIRQTLVQLATPAEMRGRVSAVNMVFIGASNELGDFESGATAQWLGVVPAVVAGGVGTCVVVVLWAWLFPALRRISRTEEVQPLRR; encoded by the coding sequence ATGGACAGTGCCCTCCCGGCACCGATTGGCTCCGCCTTCGCACACCGCGATTTCCGGCTGTACCAGGCGGCCCGCCTCTTCATGACGCTTGGCGCGCAGATGCAGTCGGTGGCGGTGGGGCTCCACGTCTACGGCATCACCCATCGGCCCCTGGATTTGGGGTACGTGGGGCTCGCACAGTTCCTGCCCATGTTCCTCCTGTCGCCCCTCACCGGGGACGTGGCGGACCGCTATGACCGGCGCAAGGTTCTGCTCTGCTGCTACGCCACGATGGTGGTGGCGATGCTGGGCCTCTTCGGGTTGGCCTGGGGTGGGGTGAGGGAGACCTGGCCGCTCTATGGGGTGCTCGTGCTGGTGGGCACGGCCCGCGCCTTCGCGGGTCCGGCGGGCCAGTCCCTTGTTCCCCACATGGTGTCCCCCCAGCAGCTCTCCAGCGCCGTGGCCTGGAGTTCGACCTTCTTCCAGGCAGGCACCATCGTCGGTCCCTCCGTGGGCGGCATGCTCTATGACGTGCTGCATGCGCAGGGCGTGTATGCGGTGTGTGCGGGGCTGATGGCGGCCGCCGCCCTGCTGCTGGCGTCGATGCGGGTGCGCACCGGGCGCATGGATACGTCCGTGAACTCCTGGCAGCGGCTGCTGGCGGGCCTGCGCTACGTGTGGAAGCAGAAGGTGGTGCTGGGGGCCATCTCGTTGGATCTCTTCGCGGTGCTGCTCGGGGGGGCGGTGGCCCTGCTCCCCATCTACGCGCAGGACATTCTGCACACCGGCCCCTGGGGACTGGGCCTGCTGCGCAGCGCGCCGGCGGTGGGGGCGATTCTCGTGGCCGCGTGGATGGCCTTCTTCCCGCTCCAGCGCAATGCCGGGGCGAAGATGCTGCTCTGTGTGGCGCTCTTCGGCGGGGCCACCGTGCTCTTCGGGCTGTCACGCCACCTGGTGCTGTCGCTCGTGGCCCTGGTGGTGTTGGGGGCCGCGGACATGGTGAGCGTGGTGATTCGCCAGACGCTGGTGCAGTTGGCCACCCCCGCGGAGATGCGCGGCCGGGTGAGCGCCGTGAACATGGTGTTCATTGGGGCCTCCAACGAACTGGGAGACTTCGAGTCCGGAGCCACCGCCCAATGGTTGGGCGTGGTGCCCGCGGTGGTGGCGGGGGGCGTGGGGACCTGTGTGGTGGTCGTGCTGTGGGCCTGGCTCTTTCCGGCCCTGCGCCGCATCTCCCGCACCGAGGAGGTACAGCCCCTGCGCCGCTGA
- a CDS encoding OmpA family protein, giving the protein MEEARSPRSARRRTWRPWALLGGVVAMSGSGGVLAAHSISALEARNVQLEQEANESEIRVAELQALRVSMERRLRVLEQQQQGAAGPPGDPRRVKELGTQMVRRETARLNLTAKLKEELTRGDAWLDAIGTEALRLELSERLLFEPGQSDLTLRGTEVLARAGAVLAAVEGHAVEVAAHTDELPQPAETEAGGTSWELSTARAATVVRALHEGPARLAQERLSATGHASFRPVVPSDSPVNRLRNRRVTLMLRPLPEAVPAPAATPSPPAAAPALQASKKTAQR; this is encoded by the coding sequence ATGGAGGAAGCCCGAAGCCCAAGAAGCGCGCGACGCCGGACCTGGCGGCCCTGGGCCTTGCTGGGCGGCGTGGTGGCGATGAGCGGGAGCGGCGGGGTGCTGGCCGCGCACTCCATCTCGGCACTGGAGGCACGCAACGTCCAGCTCGAGCAAGAGGCAAACGAGTCCGAGATCCGAGTCGCCGAGCTGCAAGCCCTGCGCGTCAGCATGGAGCGTCGGCTCCGCGTCCTCGAACAACAGCAACAGGGCGCCGCAGGCCCCCCGGGAGACCCCCGAAGGGTGAAGGAGCTGGGCACGCAGATGGTGCGCCGGGAGACCGCCCGCCTGAACCTGACAGCGAAGCTGAAGGAGGAACTCACCCGGGGGGATGCCTGGCTCGACGCGATCGGAACCGAGGCCCTGCGCCTGGAGCTGTCCGAGCGGCTGCTCTTCGAGCCGGGTCAGTCCGACCTCACCCTTCGAGGGACAGAGGTGCTGGCCCGGGCTGGGGCGGTGCTGGCCGCCGTGGAGGGGCACGCCGTGGAAGTCGCCGCCCACACCGATGAACTCCCCCAGCCCGCGGAGACGGAAGCGGGGGGCACAAGTTGGGAGCTGTCCACGGCGCGGGCCGCCACCGTTGTTCGCGCCCTCCACGAGGGCCCCGCCCGGCTTGCCCAGGAGCGGCTCAGCGCCACGGGCCATGCCTCCTTCCGGCCGGTGGTGCCCTCGGACTCCCCCGTCAACCGGCTGCGCAACCGGCGGGTGACCTTGATGCTCCGTCCCCTGCCCGAAGCCGTCCCGGCCCCCGCGGCCACCCCCTCGCCACCGGCTGCCGCCCCAGCGCTCCAGGCCAGCAAGAAGACGGCTCAGCGCTGA
- a CDS encoding HAD family hydrolase, with product MGIGCVVLDFDGTFTDVAAEGAPFVRHFKHHLVEVLGRDAASVEAAWREEEAAVLAGAHAFGWDIGGRTVAPATADPYLLSNCVARQLMNRYGVMTDQHPRDEALQSLYREAYKLTGTAFKPEAKEVLEALLATGLPVWVVTNAHTDLVDAKLDRLAPKGRERLKVKGDARKYLIQPPAASDARFASVPETLSFGELLPRPVYLRRGLYYEALSDIWETTGTGPESTLVAGDIYELDLALPAVLGAHVQFVARDNALPYELKAMDLLGPRGGTDRSLRAILPRLQG from the coding sequence ATGGGCATCGGGTGCGTGGTACTGGACTTCGACGGAACCTTCACCGACGTGGCGGCGGAGGGGGCTCCTTTCGTGCGCCATTTCAAGCACCACCTGGTGGAAGTGCTGGGGCGGGACGCGGCGAGTGTGGAGGCGGCCTGGCGCGAGGAGGAGGCGGCGGTGCTCGCGGGCGCGCACGCGTTCGGTTGGGACATCGGGGGCCGGACGGTGGCGCCGGCCACGGCGGACCCCTACCTGCTGTCCAACTGCGTGGCGCGCCAGTTGATGAACCGCTACGGGGTGATGACGGACCAGCACCCGCGCGATGAGGCCCTCCAGTCCCTCTACCGCGAGGCCTACAAGCTTACCGGGACGGCCTTCAAGCCTGAGGCGAAGGAGGTGCTGGAGGCGCTGCTCGCCACGGGGCTGCCCGTGTGGGTGGTGACCAACGCGCACACGGACCTGGTGGATGCCAAGCTGGACCGGCTGGCGCCCAAGGGCCGTGAGCGCCTGAAGGTGAAGGGCGATGCGCGCAAGTACCTCATCCAGCCGCCCGCCGCCTCCGATGCGCGCTTTGCCTCGGTGCCCGAGACGCTCTCGTTTGGCGAGCTGTTGCCGCGCCCCGTCTACCTGCGGCGGGGGCTGTACTACGAGGCCCTGAGCGACATCTGGGAAACCACGGGCACGGGGCCGGAGTCCACGCTGGTGGCCGGTGACATCTATGAACTGGACCTGGCGCTGCCGGCCGTGCTCGGGGCCCACGTGCAGTTCGTCGCGCGGGACAATGCGCTGCCGTACGAGCTGAAGGCGATGGATCTGCTGGGGCCGCGCGGCGGGACGGACCGGAGCCTGCGCGCCATTCTGCCCCGCCTCCAGGGCTGA